The DNA sequence AGCATAAATGAACTAATAAATGTTTAGAAACAACAGTGTGTGCAGTGTTACCTTTGCACATtagaaaattcaatttttattttcttataaagtgTTTGAATTACATATCataatttaacatcttttaaaGCATCCTTTATTCTTTAAGAATTCTTTTCACATCCATTAACCAATTGAAGCaactcatttataaaacattttgttaaCATGAGTCaaacctaaaaggaaaaaaaaaatgacaacttgAAAGTAACCTTTATCATCTAGATACTAATCAGTGTGATATTAAATGATAGGGGTAAATCAAAAATGATAGAGGTAAATGACTTAATCTGGAGAATCCTCTTATTAGCAGCCAGAATAGGGCAGttcttaagcattttaaaattttaaaacaagctcTTCTTGTTTTCACTCAGCTTGTATTTGATGCTTTAAAAGTCCTGGAGGTTTCagtttgggtttggtttggtttggttttgctttgctgCAGTAGCATTTACCGATTTGTAGCATTTaccaatttcttttctttgtttctgcctAATCTTTGAATGCCATATTATATGGAgatatttttcctaaaatgtcAACGGAGCCGGGAGATCACAGTAGGTGGGGACTTGGGGTGGCTGGTTTGGGCATCCTGTGAAAGAGGCGGACAGCTCTTCTGTGCGTCATAAGGCGCGGGCACAGAGGGGCTTGAAAACACAAGCAGGTTACCGTGGGGTTGCCGAGGAGAGGGAGCCAAAGCAGATGGTGTCCTGGGTTAACACCAGGACAAGGTGCTTTTTATACTTGGCAATGGAGTTCTTTTATAAAATCCAGTGAAGTACCAGTTAGGAAGATGTATCAACAATttatcttaaaaaggaaaaaaaaaaagccatcaatTAATTGCCATATTAATATAATCAGAACCTCTTTCCATTATAAACCTTTAGATAAAACATGACAATAATGGAAAAATCATCTAAAACAGATATAATTGTACACGAAGTTTGTTGGCATTTTGAACAActtcatttttaagtattttacattctttgtAGAGAAAGGTAAGCACAATTCTTGTATTTAAtctaaaataaagacaaaaatcacagcaggCACCTAAGTCATGTGCATCACACGGTTATTCACACATAATCCTTCAGGCTGTATGCTGAATGGTCCTCTGGCTGTGTGATGGAGACGTGCTGCTGCTTGGATGGGTGGAGCCAAGCTTCCGAATTCTCTTTTATACAGGATGTGCAGAAAATCATGCCAGAGATAAACAGCAGCATGGCCGAAATGAATCCAATGTAGACAGCTCCTCCGGGTTCATGTTTGTTGCTTTCTGGAACCGTCACATCCACAAAGTTTGCTATGATCTCCTTCGTGTACCACACCGTCGGTATTAAACCAGAGACCCCCGCAGACAGGAAACAGACTCCCCCAGCAAAGCGGGCGTAACCCTTGGTTTCCCTGTCCCCTCCTAAGCGAGTGCATTTCATCCCGATTGTGGAAGTGCAGATCCCCACAGCAGACAGGACACAGGCCAGGACCATGGCGGCCCGGGCGGCCTGCACGTGGGTGGGGAGGGCCAGGACGGAGTACTTCAAGGTGCAGCTGAACATCCCGGTGCTGTACCACGTGCAGTCCATCCACAGCCCTTGCAACTGCACGATGGCTGTGATGATGCTGGAGCCCGCGTCCACGTGCACCTTCCAGTTGGGCAGCAGGGTGGCCATGAGCACTCCAGAGACCCCAGATAAGGCCAGGGCAAAAGCAAGGAGCTGGAGACCCGCCGAGGTCATGACGTCACCGTTACCTTTGTCCTCCTAGAAAATCCTGATGGCTCTCGGTCAGAATTGTAGCTATTTCTGTGTAGTGGAGAACCAAGTAACAAAAGGCTGGGGAAAGAAGACAAAATCagggttgaaagaaaaaaaaaaaacaaaaagacttctGTGTACAGTGGGAGCTGAGAACCCATCTGAACAGGTCCCAGCAGTGGATGAGGGCACTGCTTCCCAGGAGCAAAGCGCACACCAGGCCCCCAGAGGCCGCCCTTGTCCTGAGTGACTTTGCTTGGGTGCTGCTTGGTACATGGCATAAAGGAGCGGGCTGTCCACTTTGttcttttatgtaaaatttaaactCTGCTGAAGTTGTCTATGTGCCTTGTTAGGAGATTTAGACATGGAACGCCAGCTGTAGGATATCTGATACAGAATTTTAATAGTATTACaggttttaaaaacttatttctaGTTAAAATACTCTATAGGTAATAAGGAAGAATAGTTTAAACCCACctgttaaaaatgatttataaatatatattagaaaagtttgaagcattcaaaaaatgattttattttttaaaatgtatcactcTCCGTGTGTTATTCACATGGCCCAGGTGAATTGtttaagaaggagaagaaagtagtaaaagaaatcaaagtcaCTGGCATGATTATCTCTAATTTCCAGCTTGCAAAATCCTTACTTAGGTGAGCAGTTGTTTCCCTTCAGGTACAGGTTACTCAAAACTGAAACAATTAAGCCACTGTCTTTTGCTTAGGAGAATGTGAGATCCTTTCTGTTGGTACCAGAATCGTTCCCTGACCCAAATGAAGTAGTCTGCTGCAAAACCGGTTATTCAAAACGATTCAGAAGTAGTGACAATGAATCTTGCAAATACATACCAGAAGTAACCACATCATCATTTGTATGAGAgagattcaaaaataatttatacttttttccttcctcccttccttccctccctcccttcctccctccctccctccctccctcccttccttccttccttccttccttccttccttccttccttccgtttAATAAGAGGGAAAAGATAGCACTTCCTTTGTGACGTGCTGTGTTTTAATCAGGCAGTACTTACTGCTTTCTTTGAGGAAAATATAATGGTTTCTGAAATACAGCAATATT is a window from the Balaenoptera musculus isolate JJ_BM4_2016_0621 chromosome 12, mBalMus1.pri.v3, whole genome shotgun sequence genome containing:
- the CLDN20 gene encoding claudin-20, which produces MTSAGLQLLAFALALSGVSGVLMATLLPNWKVHVDAGSSIITAIVQLQGLWMDCTWYSTGMFSCTLKYSVLALPTHVQAARAAMVLACVLSAVGICTSTIGMKCTRLGGDRETKGYARFAGGVCFLSAGVSGLIPTVWYTKEIIANFVDVTVPESNKHEPGGAVYIGFISAMLLFISGMIFCTSCIKENSEAWLHPSKQQHVSITQPEDHSAYSLKDYV